CTTCAAAATTTCCATTCTGATTATGATGATATGAATGTACTGCATATTTTAAAGTAACTTCAACTTGTATTGTGTAAGTCAGGTATAATTTTAGGAACTTGAAAGTGCGACTCAATGTTGTGCAGCGTTACAATGTCAAATATCAAATCATATGGATAAATAACTGTATTTATATGAATATACATTGTGGTGTTGGTAAAGAAACTGTGTATATTGGCATAACAATGTAAACCAATGAGGCGAGGCAGTTCGTGTGCCTATGTCCACCAGTCTTATGACTGCCCTAACACACCTCTGCATCATATGACGATGATGTCATTCATCCTCTCCGTTCGACCAAAATCCACTTCAGGTTTATTAGCCTGCTATCTTCAAACAACACAGCACTCTTTACCCTTGGCCCAGTGTGCATTGGCCTCACAGTCACTCCCTTCTCTAAACATATTTACCTGAAATGTTATAGAggtttttttcagattttgtgcTCAGCAAAATGTATGATAGCTTGTATTTTAGGTGAATACATTGGAAACTTGGTTTTATAATATTATGTAACAATTATACACACAATACTCCATGAAAAATGTTGACCATCATATAGTTTACATAGACAACAAtaggcagcattggcagaagGGGATTCTAGTGTTTAAAGGCTCGTTTGCAAGATGCTTGGCTGAAACCAGAAGCTTGTTCCCTGAAGTGCAGGAGAATCTTGTTTTGTTGAGGCTCAagggttaaaaataaaacccgGAAGCAGACTTCACCTTGGCACTACAGTGACAGTATTTATAAAGAAGCGAGACCACTCTCAAGCACCAGAGTGTTTTTGGCTGCCTAAGAACAGGAACCTGAAACCTAAAATATGAGACTTTTAGCAGCATTAACGTGTTTACTGGCAGGTTGCCTGGCTCAGAAGCCTCATCCATGCTGTAAGTAAGGGTCTCATTTTTTCACTATCCAATTTTTTCATAACTCACAAATATTTGTATTAGCAATGTTTTTTATTGCTGACTTACACAGTCATCTGGTGTATTTAATGCTATTTTAAtggtaaatgtgtaaataaagaaatgttatATTTTCACATGTATACTTTTTCACAGCAAGTCCTCCTCTTATGAGTGGAGCCTTCAGTCTGGtgagtgatttttcttttaaagtgtgTTATGTCAAATGAACACAACAAATCAGTACCCGAGGGAGATGTAATCTCACTGTCATTGTTTGCAGACCACACAGGATGAAAAGCTGTTTACATACGCCCTATACCTGTACGATGCATTGGGACAGCGGATGCGGTTCTGGGAGCAGGGCACATACGAGAATAAGAGCTTTGTCCAAGACGTTCTCCTGAACTTCAGAGAGGTGAccaaataaataacatgaaCAACCATAACTTTCATTTCAGAGCATTTGGAAAATGATTTTACTGAAGTAGAAGACCAAAGCTCTCCAATGGGGAATTGTTCCTTGGTGTTCTTGTTGAGAGTAATTTCTAATATCTGAAAACaatcttttcattcattttaatagaAAGTTCAgctcagaaaaacaacagttctACAACAattgaatgtgtgtattttttacaaATAGTATTTGACAGTATTTAATCCGTATTGAGCATTTTAGTGTTTAAGGTAGGTTTcgatttaaaactgaaaactatcAAATTAATAAAGTAAGCAATATGCTTCCTCAACCTTCCACTTTCATCCCTCAGGGTGCCTTGTATGATATAATTGATTCTAACCGTACATGCACAAAAAAGCCTCTGACGGGAGATTTCCAACCTCTGGCGGTCCCTAAAGATGCAACTCTGCTGGCCCAGGTAGTTCTGGGCAGCTCGTCTGGGCCTGGACAAGGACTCCTGGTCAACACCTGGATGGGAGATCTGCCCAAAAAAGCAGGTGAGAGAGAGCATGTGATGTTACAGCTGTCTCAAATGCCTGTTCATGTGTCACTTCACTATCA
The window above is part of the Mastacembelus armatus chromosome 18, fMasArm1.2, whole genome shotgun sequence genome. Proteins encoded here:
- the LOC113138745 gene encoding ependymin-like; amino-acid sequence: MRLLAALTCLLAGCLAQKPHPCSSPPLMSGAFSLTTQDEKLFTYALYLYDALGQRMRFWEQGTYENKSFVQDVLLNFREGALYDIIDSNRTCTKKPLTGDFQPLAVPKDATLLAQVVLGSSSGPGQGLLVNTWMGDLPKKAGKFLTTVTEFGCIPVSTLYQTEQFGWTVISFFNNIIGIADPSLLNPPDFCSNAKTEEEPVDFLSLFH